The Prosthecomicrobium sp. N25 nucleotide sequence CTCGGCCGCCCTGGTGCGGCGGGCGATCATCTCTTCCAGCGCCTTGCGGGTCTCGGCCGTGAAGCGCTCGGCCTCCGCCTTCGCCTCGGCGATGATCGCCGCGGCCTCGGCCTCCGCGTTGCGGGTCTTGCCCTGGTACTCGGTCAGGAGCGCCTGCGCCTCCTGGCGGAGCCGGGCGGCCTCGTCGAGTTCGCCGCGGATCTTCTGCGAGCGGTCGTCGAGCGCGCCCATGAGCTTGCCCGGGACCTTGAGATAGACCATCAGGCCGAGGAAGATGATCAGGGCCGTGAAGGCGTAGAAGCTGGCGTAGGCTGTGGCGTCCATGGATCGGGCCTCACTTCGCCAGGGCGGCGTCGACGGCCGCGGCGACCTCGTCGCGGCTCGGCTGGATCTTGGAGAGGGCCGCCACCACGTCGGCCGCGGCTTCGGTCGCGATGGTGCCGACGTCCGCCATGGCCTTCGCCTTGATCTCGGCGATGCGGGCCTCGGCCTCGGTCGTCTTCCCCGCGAGGGACTCCTCGGCGGCCGCCCGCTGGGCGTCCATCTGGGCCGTCAGCGCCACCCGGTTCTCGGCGGCGATGCCCTGCGCCTTGCGGCGGGCTTCGGAGAGGCTCCGCTCGTAGCCGGCGATCGCGGCGTCCGTCTCGGCCTTGAGGCGCTGGGCCTCCTCCAGGTCGCGGGCGATCCGGTCCGACCGGGCCTCCAGGATCTTGTGGATCCGGGGAATGACCTTGGTCGACAGGAGCCAGTAGAAGACGCCGAAGGTCAGCGCCAGCCAGAAGAGCTGGGACGCGAAGGTCGACGAATCGAACGGCGGGAAGGCGGCCGAATGCGCCTCGCCGCCGCCGTGCCCGACTTCGGCCGTGGTATGGGTGGGCGTAGCCATGGTCTGTCCCCGGATGGGATCACGCGCCCGGCCGGCCGGTCAGGGACCCGCCGCGGACGCTACGGACGATGTCGCTCGGGTCGGGCCCGGCCGGCCGCAGGGAAGGCCCGGCGGCCGGGATCTCGGGACCCGGATCCGATCAACGGAAGAGGAGCAGCAGGGCGACGAGCAGCGAGAAGATGCCGAGGGCTTCCGTCACCGCGAAGCCGAAGATCAGGCGGCCGAACTGGCCGTCGGCAGCCGCCGGGTTGCGCAGCGCGCCGGCCAGGTAGTTGCCGAAGATGGTGCCGAGGCCGATGCCGGCGCCGCCCATGCCGAGGCAGGCGATACCGGCACCGATGAGGGCAGCAGCTTGAGCGTCCATGGGTAGTGCTCCTTCTTGGGGGTCTCGAGGGAAGCGATCCGCGCGGGATCGGGGAGGCGCCGCGGTCCCGGCCTCAGTGGCCGGGATGGATCGCGTCGTTGAGGTACATGCAGGTCAGGACGGTGAAGACGTAGGCCTGCAGGAAGGCGACGAGGAATTCCAGGCCCGTCAGCGCCACCGTCATGGCGAGCGGCAGCACCGAGCCCACGATGCCCAGCCCGCCGAGCGTGCCGAGCGAGAAGACGAAGCCGGCGAAGACCTTGAGGGTGATGTGGCCGGCCAGCATGTTGGCGAAGAGACGAACCGAGAGGCTGATCGGCCGCGAGAGGAACGAGATGACCTCGATCGCGGTGACGAGCGGTATCAGCGCGCCCGGCACGCCGTGCGGCACGAACAGGCCGAAGAAGTGCAGGCCGTGCCGGTAGATGCCGTAGACCACCACCGTCAGGATGACCAGCATCGCCATCGCGAAGGTGACGATGATGTGGCTCGTGACCGTGAAGAAGTAGGGCACCATGCCGAACAGGTTCGCGACCAGTACGAACATGAACAGCGAGAAGACCAGCGGGAAGAAGCGCATGCCCTCGTTGCCGGCGGCGCTCCTGAGCGTGCCCGCCACGAACTCATAGGCCATCTCGGCGACCGACTGGCCGCGCGAGGGGACGAGGGCCCGGCTGGTCGTCGCCCACATCAGGAACAGCGTCGCGGCGGCGACCGTCACGACCATGAAGAGCGCCGAGTTGGTGAAGCTGAGGTCGAGGCTGCCGACGTGGATCGGCACGATCTTGTTGATCCCGAATTGATGGATCGGGTCGACCTTGTCGCTCGCGCTCACCGTTCCGTCCTCGTCCTTCCGCCCCGAGGGGCATCCATCCTGGCCGGCGGACACGACGAAGGCGCCGCGGCCGGCCTGTCGAACCTCGCGGCGCCCTTGGGGGAACGCCTGGAAATCATCGCCCGGCCCGAGGGCCGGCCCCTATCCGGCCCGCTGGTCTGGCCCGCCGTCGCCCGGTCCCTCGCCGGGACCCGGATCGCGGCGCTGCCGCAGCTGGTCGCCCGCCTCCGCCACCACCCCCTGCGCGCGCAGGACGTTGAGCACGCCCGCCGCGAAGCCGAGGAGCAGGAACACGATCATCCCGAAGGGCGCCGTGCCGGCGAAACGGTCGAAGGACCAACCGATTCCCGCCCCGACGAGCACCGCGGCGATGAACTCGGACCCGAGCCGCACCGCCAGCGCATACCCCGTCGAGGACGACCTCGGTCTTTCCGCCCGCGCCCGCTCGGCCTTCTGGTGCGCCTTCAGGCGCTCCTCGAGCCGTTCGAGCCGTTCGTCGATCGGTTCCCCGGGTCTCTTCTCGGTCATGACGACGTATCCGAACCGTCCACTTCGAAACCGGCCGCAGCCGTCCTTGCGGGGACCCCGCGAGGGCGTGTCACGACCGGGTCGTCTCGGTGGTCGGAACGTGGGCGGCGCCACCCCGAAGCCGGCGGCACCATAGTTTCCCGTCAGGAGCCTGTCAAGGACAGGGATACCAAGTGCAAGCCGCTGAACGGGTTGATGTTTTTCCTTCTGCGACCAATTGGCGGGGCGCGCTCGCGCTGAGCAATTGGTCGAACATGCTGCGCTGCGGCGTTCAGCTCGCCTCCAGGAAGCGCTCGGCGATGTCGAGGTCGACCGAAACGAGCTGCGACACGCCCCGCTCCGCCATGGTCACCCCGAAGAGCCGCTCCATGCGCGCCATGGTGATCGGGTTGTGGGTGATCACCACGAAGCGCGTCTCGGTCCGCCCGCGCATGTCCTCCAGGAGGTCGCAGTAGCGCTCCACGTTGGCGTCGTCGAGCGGCGCGTCGACCTCGTCGAGCACGCAGATCGGCGCCGGGTTGGTCAGGAAGACGGCGAAGATCAGCGCCATGGCGGTCAGCGCCTGCTCGCCCCCGGAAAGGAGCGTCATGGTCGACGGCTTCTTGCCCGGCGGCCGCGCCAGGATCTCCAGCCCCGCCTCGAGCGGATCGTCCGATTCGACGAGCTGCAGCTCGGCCGTCCCGCCCCCGAAGAGGTGGGTGAAGAGCGAGCGGAAGTGGCCGTTGACCGTCTCGAAGGCGCCCATCAGCCGCTCGCGCGCCTCCCGGTTGAGGTTGGCGATCCCGGTCCGGAGCCGCCGGATCGCCTCGACCAGGTCGTCGCGCTCCGCCGCCAGCCCGTCCCGCCGCGCCTCCACGTCGCGCGCCTCGTCCTCCGCCCGGAGGTTCACCCCGCCGAGCCGTTCCCGCTCCT carries:
- a CDS encoding F0F1 ATP synthase subunit B family protein, encoding MDATAYASFYAFTALIIFLGLMVYLKVPGKLMGALDDRSQKIRGELDEAARLRQEAQALLTEYQGKTRNAEAEAAAIIAEAKAEAERFTAETRKALEEMIARRTRAAEAKIAQAEAQAVAEVRAKAADVAIAAAGSILAQKMRGPAADDLIMGAIADVRAKLN
- a CDS encoding F0F1 ATP synthase subunit A encodes the protein MSASDKVDPIHQFGINKIVPIHVGSLDLSFTNSALFMVVTVAAATLFLMWATTSRALVPSRGQSVAEMAYEFVAGTLRSAAGNEGMRFFPLVFSLFMFVLVANLFGMVPYFFTVTSHIIVTFAMAMLVILTVVVYGIYRHGLHFFGLFVPHGVPGALIPLVTAIEVISFLSRPISLSVRLFANMLAGHITLKVFAGFVFSLGTLGGLGIVGSVLPLAMTVALTGLEFLVAFLQAYVFTVLTCMYLNDAIHPGH
- a CDS encoding F0F1 ATP synthase subunit B, encoding MATPTHTTAEVGHGGGEAHSAAFPPFDSSTFASQLFWLALTFGVFYWLLSTKVIPRIHKILEARSDRIARDLEEAQRLKAETDAAIAGYERSLSEARRKAQGIAAENRVALTAQMDAQRAAAEESLAGKTTEAEARIAEIKAKAMADVGTIATEAAADVVAALSKIQPSRDEVAAAVDAALAK
- a CDS encoding AtpZ/AtpI family protein, producing the protein MTEKRPGEPIDERLERLEERLKAHQKAERARAERPRSSSTGYALAVRLGSEFIAAVLVGAGIGWSFDRFAGTAPFGMIVFLLLGFAAGVLNVLRAQGVVAEAGDQLRQRRDPGPGEGPGDGGPDQRAG
- a CDS encoding F0F1 ATP synthase subunit C, with translation MDAQAAALIGAGIACLGMGGAGIGLGTIFGNYLAGALRNPAAADGQFGRLIFGFAVTEALGIFSLLVALLLLFR